Proteins encoded within one genomic window of Microcebus murinus isolate Inina chromosome 8, M.murinus_Inina_mat1.0, whole genome shotgun sequence:
- the ZSWIM2 gene encoding E3 ubiquitin-protein ligase ZSWIM2, giving the protein MLRRGCKASERRRHLSESLSRQQDQALSSSIYLLREMGPTGFLLREEEPENRDCRVFLGNPHVCNCSTFLKGGELCKHICWVLLKKFKLPRNHESAFQLGLVEGEIDDLLRGIHRVQTPQPGTNDENAHIEEDGYIKQKEIGSEDICSICQEVLLKNKLPVTFCRFGCGNSIHIKCMKILANYQTMTSNTSMLKCPLCRKEFAPLQLILEEFKNSSKLVTAAEKERLDRHLGIPCNNCKQFPVEGKCYKCAECIEYHLCQQCFDSGCHLSHTFTFREKRNQRWRLLEKRSDEVVKYIDTKNEIEEKIPHFQEKQGQVYTPKYIVKSLPLLLITKNSKLLAPGYQCRLCLKAFHLGQYTRLLPCAHKFHRKCIDNWLFHKCNSCPVDGQVIYNPLIWKNTTVNGQTQQSVSNIDIIHPSKQEESELFIPGTGLILKQSRPGILPSILQRNSDKMNTPQSPADTHQNITIDDLCSIKFDDSNSRKSIYEYTISQHFPRYFQDLPTGSFGKMSSQTFLPSIDHKNIICHTGMETPCISEKYHTGQSQKMTKGCKRINQNLKKTLGTKIREDDRRSNNLLPEDLNLIANWGTTKLSMSKRHNNCMGKIRQKCTYLSRQPVFHSLNTKSTELSLILEGVRL; this is encoded by the exons gttttTCTAGGAAATCCTCATGTTTGCAACTGCTCCACATTTCTGAAAGGAGGGGAACTTTGTAAGCATATATGTTG GGTCTTGTTGAAAAAGTTCAAGCTTCCCAGGAATCATGAAT CTGCTTTCCAGTTGGGTCTCGtagaaggagaaatagatgaCTTGCTGCGAGGGATACATCGAGTTCAAACTCCCCAACCAGGAACAAATGATGAAAATGCACATATTGAAGAAGATGGGTACATTAAACAGAAGGAAATTGGTTCAGAGGATATCTGCTCTATTTGTCAAGAGGTGCTCTTAAAGAACAAGCTTCCTGTCACCTTTTGCAG GTTTGGCTGTGGCAATAGTATTCATATAAAATGCATGAAGATCTTAGCGAATTATCAGACTATGACATCAAACACTTCCATGTTGAAATGTCCTCTGTGCAGAAAAGAGTTTGCACCATTACAACTTATTTTGGAAGAATTCAAAAACTCAAGCAAACTTGTGACTGCAGCTGAGAAAGAACGACTGGACAGACATCTTGGAATTCCCTGTAATAACTGTAAACAATTTCCAGTTGAGGGGAAATGTTATAA GTGTGCTGAATGTATAGAATATCACTTATGCCAGCAATGTTTTGATAGTGGCTGCCATCTTTCTCACACATTTACATTTCGTGAG AAGAGAAACCAAAGATGGAGATTACTAGAAAAAAGATCAGATGAAGTTGTAAAATATATAGATACTAAAAATGAGATAGAAGAAAAGATACCACATTTTCAAGAAAAGCAAGG CCAAGTTTACACACCAAAATACATTGTAAAGTCACTGCCTCTCCTACTGATTACAAAGAATAGCAAGCTGCTTGCTCCAGGCTACCAATGTCGACTTTGTTTGAAGGCATTTCATCTCGGTCAATATACAAGATTGCTACCATGTGCTCATAAG tttcataggAAATGTATTGACAATTGGTTATTCCACAAGTGCAATTCATGCCCTGTTGATGGACAAGTTATATATAATCCTTTAATCTGGAAAAATACAACAGTGAATGGACAAACACAACAGTCTGTTTCAAACATAGACATCATTCATCCATCAAAGCAGGAAGAATCAGAactttttattcctggtactGGATTAATCTTAAAACAAAGTAGACCTGGAATTTTACCTAGCATATTGCAACGTAATTCTGATAAAATGAATACACCTCAAAGTCCAGCAGATACTCATCAGAATATAACAATAGATGATCTATGCTCTATCAAATTCGATGATTCAAATTCAAGAAAATCGATCTATGAATATACAATTAGCCAACATTTCCCAAGGTATTTTCAAGATTTGCCCACTGGATCATTTGGGAAAATGTCATCTCAAACATTTCTTCCTTCTATTGATCATAAGAATATTATATGTCACACTGGAATGGAAACCCCATGTATCAGTGAAAAATATCACACTGGTCAAAGCCAGAAGATGACCAAAGGCTGTAAACGTATTAACCAAAATCTAAAGAAGACTCTTGGTACGAAAATAAGAGAGGACGACAGGAGATCAAATAATTTACTTCCAGAGGATTTAAATCTTATTGCCAACTGGGGTACAACTAAACTTAGTATGTCTAAAAGGCATAATAATTGTATGGGGAAAATTAGACAAAAATGTACTTATCTATCAAGACAGCCTGTGTTTCACTCTTTAAATACAAAAAGTACTGAGCTATCTTTAATATTGGAAGGAGTTCgattgtga